From Bacillus basilensis, a single genomic window includes:
- the hfq gene encoding RNA chaperone Hfq, translating to MKQSINIQDQFLNQLRKENTFVTLYLLNGFQLRGLIKGFDNFTVLLETEGKQQLIYKHAISTFVPQKNVSIELE from the coding sequence ATGAAGCAATCAATCAATATTCAAGATCAGTTTTTAAATCAACTCCGTAAAGAGAATACGTTTGTTACGCTGTACTTATTAAATGGTTTCCAGCTTCGTGGATTAATTAAAGGATTTGATAATTTTACAGTCCTACTGGAAACAGAAGGTAAGCAACAGCTTATTTATAAACATGCAATTTCTACATTTGTTCCACAAAAAAATGTTTCAATTGAATTAGAGTAG
- the miaA gene encoding tRNA (adenosine(37)-N6)-dimethylallyltransferase MiaA, translated as MGEVQREKVAVIIGPTAVGKTKLSIDLAKALNGEIISGDSMQIYRTMDIGTAKVTKEEMDGIPHYMVDIKNPEEPFSVAEFQERVRKHIREITERGKLPIIVGGTGLYIQSVLFDYQFTDDAGDTIYREQMEKLALERGVEYVHKKLQEVDPESAERIHANNVRRVIRALEIFHTTGEKMSDQLEKQENELLYDVSLIGLTMDREMLYDRINLRVDIMMDQGLLEEVEGLYNRGISDCQSIQAIGYKEIYDYFEDRVSLEEAVSQLKTNSRRYAKRQLTWFRNKMDVTWFDVTDGEKTSEILRYIEGKLQLKSNNSK; from the coding sequence ATGGGAGAAGTGCAACGTGAAAAAGTTGCTGTCATCATTGGACCAACTGCTGTTGGGAAGACGAAGTTAAGTATTGATCTTGCCAAAGCGTTGAATGGTGAAATTATAAGTGGAGATTCCATGCAGATTTATCGTACGATGGATATTGGAACTGCAAAGGTGACGAAAGAAGAGATGGACGGAATTCCACATTATATGGTCGATATAAAAAATCCGGAAGAACCATTTTCAGTTGCCGAATTTCAAGAACGTGTTCGTAAGCATATTCGAGAGATTACAGAGCGTGGTAAATTGCCAATTATCGTTGGTGGAACTGGTCTGTATATACAATCTGTTTTATTCGATTATCAGTTTACGGATGATGCTGGTGATACTATATATCGAGAGCAAATGGAAAAATTAGCATTAGAACGTGGTGTGGAATATGTACATAAGAAATTACAAGAAGTAGACCCAGAAAGCGCTGAGCGTATTCATGCAAATAATGTACGCCGTGTCATTAGAGCGTTAGAAATTTTCCACACGACGGGTGAAAAAATGAGTGATCAACTTGAAAAACAAGAAAACGAGTTGTTATACGATGTTTCCTTGATTGGCTTGACAATGGATCGAGAAATGCTATACGATCGCATTAACTTACGAGTTGATATAATGATGGACCAAGGTTTATTAGAAGAAGTAGAAGGATTGTATAATAGAGGGATAAGTGATTGTCAATCTATTCAAGCAATTGGGTATAAAGAGATATATGATTATTTTGAGGATCGTGTCTCTTTAGAAGAAGCGGTATCACAATTAAAGACGAATTCACGTCGTTATGCAAAGCGTCAATTAACGTGGTTCCGTAATAAGATGGATGTCACATGGTTTGATGTTACAGACGGTGAAAAAACGTCAGAAATTTTACGATACATAGAAGGAAAGTTACAACTAAAGTCGAATAATAGTAAGTAG
- the entD gene encoding cell wall-binding protein EntD, translating into MKKLLGIATAAVFGLGIFAGSAKAETIVTTDVLNVRENPTVESKLVGKMLSGNKLDVINTENGWTKIKVNGKEAFVSAEFTKSTYYVTAGVLNVRAGANTDSEILGKLNKDDVIETTNQVQNEWLQFDYNGKVGYVHVPFLTGTAPVIEKKEVVTQEEAPVRVNTPVKNNKVVKSKESVKNVDSSKPMAKQQSTTKQVAKSTETSAPAGGREITVEATAYTAHPSENGTYGGRVLTAMGHDLTANPNMKVIAVDPKVIPLGSKVWVEGYGEAIAGDTGGAIKGNRIDVLVGSDGTANSWGRKSVKVKVIQ; encoded by the coding sequence ATGAAAAAATTATTAGGTATAGCAACGGCGGCAGTTTTTGGTCTTGGGATTTTTGCAGGTTCTGCGAAAGCAGAAACGATTGTAACAACAGACGTATTAAATGTTAGAGAAAACCCAACTGTAGAGTCAAAGCTTGTAGGTAAAATGTTGAGTGGAAATAAATTAGACGTTATAAATACAGAAAATGGATGGACAAAAATTAAAGTAAATGGTAAAGAAGCATTTGTAAGTGCTGAATTTACAAAAAGTACATATTATGTAACGGCAGGCGTGTTAAATGTTCGTGCTGGAGCGAATACTGACTCTGAAATTCTTGGTAAACTGAATAAAGATGATGTAATTGAAACGACAAATCAGGTTCAAAATGAATGGTTACAATTCGACTACAATGGAAAAGTTGGATATGTTCACGTGCCATTTTTAACAGGAACGGCACCAGTGATTGAAAAGAAAGAAGTTGTAACGCAAGAAGAAGCGCCGGTAAGAGTAAATACGCCGGTTAAAAATAATAAAGTAGTTAAGAGTAAAGAATCTGTTAAGAATGTAGATTCAAGTAAACCTATGGCAAAACAGCAGTCAACTACGAAACAAGTTGCGAAATCTACTGAAACAAGTGCACCTGCTGGTGGACGTGAAATAACAGTAGAAGCGACAGCGTATACAGCGCATCCAAGTGAGAATGGTACGTATGGTGGTCGTGTATTAACTGCAATGGGGCATGATTTAACAGCGAATCCAAACATGAAAGTAATTGCTGTTGATCCTAAAGTAATTCCACTAGGATCAAAAGTGTGGGTAGAAGGATATGGAGAAGCGATTGCTGGAGATACTGGTGGTGCGATTAAAGGAAATCGTATTGATGTATTAGTAGGCTCAGATGGTACTGCTAATAGCTGGGGGCGCAAATCTGTAAAAGTGAAAGTTATCCAGTAG
- a CDS encoding PTS fructose transporter subunit IIABC — MKITELLKRDTVIMNLTASNKEAVIDELVEKLNGANRLNSKAEFKEAILKRESQSTTGIGEGIAIPHAKTKAVKQPAICFGRSVSGINYESLDGQSAHLFFMIAASEGANNTHLETLSRLSTLLMDEGFRKQLLEVKDEEELLRLFDEKENEKEEADIEVAKPEGNEPYVLAVTACPTGIAHTYMAADSLKAKAAELGIAIKVETNGSTGIKNGLTKEDIERATAIIVAADKQVEMNRFAGKHVIQVPVADGIRKTENLLNRAVKQDAPIFKGVKEDGKAENTEKEKGLGIYKHLMNGVSNMLPFVVGGGILIALAFSFGGIKAEGPLAELFMSIGGGGTGAFLFLVPILAGFIASSIADRPGFMPGVVGGFLAAHANAGFLGGLIAGFLAGYVVLGLKKLFSGLPVQLEGIKPVLLYPVFGLLITGVVMQKVVIPPVVALNEMLTGWLNGLNGTNAILLGLILGAMMAIDMGGPINKAAFTFGIAAIEAQNFGVHSAVMAGGMVPPLAIALATTFFKSKFTEAERKSGLTNYIMGASFITEGAIPFAAADPVRVIVSCVVGSSIAGALSMLFQITLPAPHGGLFVIALVNKPVLYIFSILIGAVVSALMMGIWKKKVK; from the coding sequence ATGAAAATTACAGAACTATTAAAAAGGGATACAGTTATTATGAATTTGACAGCTTCAAATAAAGAAGCTGTCATAGATGAATTAGTTGAGAAATTAAACGGGGCAAATCGTTTAAATAGTAAAGCCGAATTTAAAGAAGCTATTTTAAAGCGGGAGTCACAAAGTACAACCGGCATTGGTGAAGGGATTGCTATACCTCATGCGAAAACAAAAGCTGTTAAGCAACCAGCGATTTGTTTTGGTAGAAGTGTAAGCGGTATCAACTATGAATCGCTTGACGGGCAGTCTGCGCATTTATTCTTTATGATTGCTGCGAGTGAAGGGGCGAATAATACTCATTTAGAAACGTTATCACGCCTATCTACACTATTAATGGATGAAGGGTTTCGTAAGCAATTGTTAGAAGTAAAGGATGAAGAGGAACTTCTTCGTTTATTTGATGAAAAAGAAAATGAAAAAGAAGAAGCTGATATTGAAGTTGCAAAACCAGAAGGAAATGAACCGTACGTATTAGCAGTTACGGCTTGCCCAACTGGAATCGCTCACACATACATGGCTGCGGATAGCTTGAAAGCAAAAGCAGCAGAGTTAGGAATAGCAATTAAAGTTGAAACAAACGGATCAACAGGTATAAAAAACGGTTTAACGAAAGAGGATATTGAACGTGCAACGGCTATTATCGTCGCGGCAGATAAACAAGTAGAAATGAACCGTTTTGCTGGGAAGCATGTCATTCAAGTGCCAGTCGCTGACGGGATTAGAAAAACTGAAAATCTTCTTAATCGTGCTGTAAAACAAGATGCACCAATCTTTAAAGGTGTAAAAGAGGATGGAAAGGCAGAAAATACGGAGAAAGAAAAAGGATTAGGAATTTATAAGCATTTAATGAACGGTGTAAGTAATATGCTTCCATTCGTTGTTGGTGGCGGGATTTTAATTGCGCTAGCATTTTCGTTTGGTGGTATAAAGGCGGAAGGTCCTTTAGCTGAATTGTTCATGTCTATTGGAGGAGGGGGAACAGGGGCATTTTTATTCCTTGTACCAATTTTAGCTGGATTTATTGCGAGTTCTATTGCTGATCGTCCTGGTTTTATGCCTGGTGTTGTCGGAGGATTTTTAGCGGCACATGCGAATGCGGGATTTTTAGGTGGATTAATTGCTGGTTTCTTAGCCGGATATGTTGTTTTAGGATTAAAAAAATTATTTTCAGGGTTACCAGTACAGTTAGAAGGAATTAAACCTGTTTTGTTATATCCAGTCTTTGGATTATTGATTACAGGAGTTGTTATGCAAAAAGTAGTAATTCCGCCTGTAGTAGCATTGAATGAAATGTTAACAGGATGGTTAAATGGTTTGAACGGTACAAATGCTATATTACTAGGTCTTATTTTAGGTGCGATGATGGCAATTGATATGGGTGGTCCAATTAATAAAGCAGCATTTACATTTGGTATTGCTGCAATAGAAGCACAGAACTTTGGGGTGCACTCAGCAGTTATGGCTGGTGGTATGGTACCGCCGCTAGCAATTGCATTAGCAACTACATTCTTTAAATCGAAGTTTACAGAAGCGGAACGTAAGTCTGGTTTAACAAATTATATTATGGGAGCATCGTTTATTACAGAAGGTGCGATTCCATTTGCAGCTGCAGATCCGGTTCGAGTAATAGTAAGTTGTGTTGTTGGTTCAAGTATTGCAGGTGCATTATCTATGTTATTCCAAATTACATTACCGGCACCGCATGGTGGATTGTTTGTTATCGCATTAGTAAATAAACCAGTGTTATATATTTTCTCGATATTGATAGGGGCAGTTGTTTCTGCTCTTATGATGGGAATTTGGAAAAAGAAAGTTAAATAA
- the pfkB gene encoding 1-phosphofructokinase, whose product MIYTVTLNPSIDYVVQVNTFDLGEVNRAEKDMKFPGGKGINVSRVLHRLGVENVALGFTGGFTGQFIKDVLHDEGVITNFIQVNEDTRINVKIKGQEETELNGQGPSVTNEQFEQLMEQIESMQKGDCVVLAGSVPASIPTTFYESIAAFGAGKGIRVVVDASGNALQHVIKNKPFLIKPNHHELGELFGVEISTVEDILPYGRKLIEQGVEHVIVSMAGDGALLFTAEDIYEATVPKGVVINSVGAGDSLVAGFVGKYEQTKDIEKAFQYGVATGSATAFSADLCEKEKVEELLSQVIVTKR is encoded by the coding sequence ATGATCTATACAGTTACTTTAAACCCATCTATTGATTATGTAGTGCAAGTTAATACCTTCGATTTAGGAGAAGTAAATCGAGCGGAGAAAGATATGAAGTTTCCTGGAGGAAAAGGCATTAATGTTTCTCGCGTTCTTCATCGTTTAGGTGTTGAAAATGTAGCGCTTGGATTTACTGGTGGATTTACCGGTCAATTTATTAAAGATGTATTACATGATGAAGGGGTAATAACAAACTTCATCCAAGTAAATGAAGATACTCGAATTAATGTGAAAATAAAAGGGCAAGAAGAGACAGAATTAAATGGGCAAGGACCTAGTGTGACAAATGAGCAATTTGAACAATTAATGGAACAAATTGAAAGTATGCAAAAGGGAGATTGTGTTGTACTAGCTGGAAGTGTACCCGCGTCTATCCCAACTACTTTTTATGAATCAATCGCAGCGTTCGGAGCTGGAAAAGGCATTCGTGTAGTGGTAGATGCAAGTGGTAATGCGCTGCAGCATGTAATTAAAAACAAACCATTTTTAATAAAGCCAAATCATCATGAACTTGGTGAGTTATTTGGAGTAGAGATTTCAACAGTAGAAGATATTTTACCGTATGGAAGAAAATTAATTGAACAAGGTGTAGAGCACGTTATCGTATCAATGGCCGGAGATGGAGCTTTATTGTTTACGGCAGAAGATATATATGAAGCAACTGTTCCAAAAGGTGTTGTAATTAATTCGGTTGGGGCTGGAGATTCTCTTGTTGCGGGATTTGTAGGTAAATATGAACAGACAAAAGATATTGAAAAGGCATTTCAATATGGCGTTGCTACAGGGAGTGCAACAGCATTTTCAGCTGATTTATGTGAAAAGGAAAAAGTAGAAGAATTATTGTCGCAAGTAATTGTAACTAAGCGATAG
- a CDS encoding DeoR/GlpR family DNA-binding transcription regulator, translating to MLTPERHQMILQHVKEQKIVKLQQLVERTESSESTIRRDLAQLEKQRLLKRVHGGAAVLTGKGQEPTMVEKSSKNIQIKQQIAKYAANIVEQGDCIYLDAGSTTFEMIPFLINKDVTVVTNGLMHIEALVENNIRAYLLGGMMKSRTKALIGAMAQESIQKYRFDKCFLGANGVHEQLGFTTPDPEEALLKQMALTLANEGYFLIDESKFSEVAFAKIANVEDANIITNHLEIDLEKYKRQTNVIEADKQ from the coding sequence ATGTTAACTCCTGAACGTCACCAAATGATATTGCAACATGTAAAAGAGCAGAAGATTGTTAAATTACAACAATTAGTGGAAAGAACAGAAAGCTCTGAATCAACAATTCGTCGTGATTTAGCACAATTGGAAAAGCAAAGGTTATTAAAAAGAGTTCATGGTGGTGCTGCTGTTTTAACAGGAAAAGGACAGGAGCCAACGATGGTTGAAAAATCATCCAAAAACATTCAAATAAAACAACAAATTGCGAAGTATGCGGCTAACATAGTTGAACAAGGTGATTGTATTTATTTAGATGCAGGAAGTACAACATTTGAAATGATTCCATTTTTAATAAATAAAGATGTTACAGTCGTTACGAATGGACTTATGCATATTGAAGCTTTAGTTGAAAATAATATTCGTGCATATTTACTAGGCGGGATGATGAAGAGTAGGACGAAAGCTTTAATCGGTGCAATGGCGCAGGAAAGTATACAGAAATATCGCTTTGATAAATGTTTTTTAGGGGCGAATGGTGTACATGAACAGCTTGGTTTTACAACTCCAGATCCAGAAGAGGCACTTTTAAAGCAAATGGCATTAACATTAGCAAACGAAGGATATTTCTTAATTGATGAAAGTAAGTTTTCAGAAGTTGCGTTTGCGAAAATTGCCAATGTTGAAGATGCAAATATTATTACAAACCATTTAGAAATCGATTTAGAAAAATATAAAAGACAAACCAATGTAATTGAGGCTGATAAACAATGA
- a CDS encoding iron-containing alcohol dehydrogenase, with the protein MQNFVFRNPTKLIFGKGQLEQLKTEIPQFGKKVLLVYGGGSIKRNGIYDNVISILKDINAEVFELTGVEPNPRVSTVKKGIQICKDNGVEFILAVGGGSVIDCTKAIAAGSKYDGDVWDIVTKKTFASEALPFGTVLTLAATGSEMNAGSVITNWETNEKYGWGSSVTFPQFSILDPVHTASVPKDQTIYGMVDIMSHVLEQYFHHGTNTELQDRYCESVLKTVIETAPKLLNDLENYEHRETILYCGTMALNGILAMGVKGDWATHNIEHAVSAVHDIPHGGGLAILFPNWMKHVVDENVSRFKQFAIRVFDVETDGKTDREIALEGIGALRQFWTSIEAPVTLSDYAIGENEIDLMADKAMAYGEFGNFKKLNKDDVLSIYKASI; encoded by the coding sequence ATGCAAAATTTTGTATTTCGTAATCCAACGAAACTTATTTTCGGTAAAGGTCAATTAGAACAGTTAAAAACTGAAATTCCACAGTTTGGTAAAAAAGTTCTTCTCGTATACGGGGGGGGCAGTATTAAAAGAAACGGTATTTATGATAATGTAATTTCTATTTTAAAGGATATAAATGCAGAAGTATTTGAATTGACAGGTGTTGAACCGAATCCACGTGTATCAACTGTAAAGAAAGGAATTCAAATTTGTAAAGATAATGGTGTTGAATTTATTTTAGCAGTTGGTGGAGGAAGTGTAATCGACTGTACGAAGGCAATTGCAGCTGGTAGTAAGTACGATGGAGATGTATGGGATATTGTAACGAAAAAAACATTTGCTAGTGAGGCATTACCATTTGGTACTGTGCTTACTCTTGCAGCAACAGGATCTGAAATGAATGCTGGCTCTGTCATTACAAACTGGGAAACGAATGAAAAATATGGTTGGGGTAGCTCAGTTACCTTCCCGCAGTTTTCGATTTTAGATCCAGTTCATACTGCTTCTGTACCGAAAGATCAAACAATTTATGGTATGGTGGATATTATGTCGCACGTATTAGAACAATATTTCCACCATGGAACAAATACAGAACTACAAGATCGTTATTGTGAATCTGTTTTAAAAACAGTAATTGAGACAGCTCCTAAGCTTTTAAATGATCTAGAAAATTATGAGCATAGAGAAACTATTTTATATTGCGGTACTATGGCGTTAAACGGCATTTTAGCGATGGGAGTAAAAGGAGACTGGGCAACTCATAATATTGAGCATGCAGTTTCAGCTGTTCATGATATACCACACGGGGGTGGCCTTGCAATTCTATTCCCGAACTGGATGAAGCATGTTGTAGATGAAAATGTAAGTCGTTTTAAACAGTTTGCTATTCGTGTATTCGATGTAGAAACAGATGGAAAGACTGATCGAGAAATTGCGTTAGAAGGAATTGGGGCGTTACGTCAATTTTGGACTTCGATTGAGGCACCAGTAACATTATCTGATTACGCTATTGGTGAAAATGAAATTGATTTAATGGCGGATAAAGCGATGGCTTATGGCGAATTTGGTAACTTTAAAAAATTAAATAAAGATGATGTTTTAAGTATATATAAAGCTTCTATATAA
- a CDS encoding DUF420 domain-containing protein: MVDQSTNQKSYAPIVITLSVIVNAIILFLFFGPVGYEGEVHFDVTILPMLNAIFNSFTFVFLLAALYSIIKKNVKMHRGFILAAFTTTLLFCVSYLSYHYLAPATHFGGEGFIKYVYFIILITHIILAAIIVPLALFALVFGFTNQLTRHRKIVRWTMPIWLYVSLSGVIVYLMISPYYQ, translated from the coding sequence TTGGTAGATCAATCAACAAATCAGAAAAGCTATGCTCCTATTGTGATAACGCTTTCTGTAATTGTAAATGCGATTATTTTATTTTTGTTCTTTGGACCTGTTGGCTATGAAGGAGAAGTACATTTTGATGTAACGATTTTACCAATGTTAAACGCAATTTTTAATAGTTTTACGTTCGTATTCTTATTAGCTGCTTTATATTCTATTATTAAGAAGAATGTGAAAATGCACCGTGGTTTCATCCTAGCAGCATTTACAACAACGTTGCTATTTTGTGTTTCGTATTTATCGTATCATTACTTAGCGCCAGCAACACATTTTGGTGGAGAAGGATTTATTAAATATGTGTATTTCATTATTTTAATTACACATATTATCCTAGCAGCAATTATTGTACCACTTGCATTGTTTGCACTTGTATTTGGTTTTACAAATCAATTAACACGTCACCGTAAAATTGTACGTTGGACGATGCCGATTTGGTTATATGTAAGTTTATCTGGTGTTATTGTTTACTTAATGATCTCACCTTATTACCAATAA